The genomic interval CATTTCAGAAAGGCAGGCATCCAGATCCCTGTCACACTCAATACAGCAGACCTGAATAAACTAACGGATTTAATCACTGAATTTTCACCTGATAGTTTATTGATTACTGGTGATATGTTTCATCATCAAATGAATAGTGAAGCAGAGCTTTTCCGTCAATGGAGAGTACAATATCCAGAGTTGAAGATTATCCTGATCAAAGGCAACCATGACCGCTTAAAACCTGAAGATTATATGGGTTTGGGGATTGAAACTTATCAAAAAGAACTTTTAGATGCACCGTTCAGGTTTATACATGATCAGCCGGAGACTACTGATGATTATTATAATATTACAGGGCATATCCATCCGGGAGTAACCATTTATGGAAAAGCACGTCAGCGGATGAGGTTGCCGTGTTTCTATTTCGGAAAGAATTGTGCAATCTTACCTGCATTCA from Pedobacter sp. WC2423 carries:
- the pdeM gene encoding ligase-associated DNA damage response endonuclease PdeM; the protein is MIIHIKGEELVLSQQRAIYWTSKKMLIISDLHLGKGAHFRKAGIQIPVTLNTADLNKLTDLITEFSPDSLLITGDMFHHQMNSEAELFRQWRVQYPELKIILIKGNHDRLKPEDYMGLGIETYQKELLDAPFRFIHDQPETTDDYYNITGHIHPGVTIYGKARQRMRLPCFYFGKNCAILPAFSVFTGLSKVKAEKGDLFYAITPEKVILIDQAK